The proteins below come from a single Accipiter gentilis chromosome W, bAccGen1.1, whole genome shotgun sequence genomic window:
- the LOC126035481 gene encoding endogenous retrovirus group K member 5 Gag polyprotein-like → MLQAFPVIASNGQKKWEVFDWKVIEKLRNAVSQYRIKFALTHQILQFIFSADTLIPQDIKQLAQLILTPAQMLVFFRQWEKLCDREQATSRQQTDPLWGVTMQMPMGTGPFASGNAQLQCVTEVHHLSQILAYQAFLTIPDNMYSHAFTQVKQENTIYDHPDMNEGMKENMFKILAFENATEKTRKTLCNFPKNADVVDMIEYMDRSVDSQKVAYVATALQGATKKHKASKTPLVKCFNCGKCGHIRSKCTGTVNSKCCNKCKKDNHTTKNTGRRETLHRPRRPLARRHECKGLELPALRQPCNHQICHCRKLRSGCGNRSTHST, encoded by the coding sequence atgctccaagcattcccagttattgcatcaaatggacagaaaaaatgggaggtgtttgactggaaggtcattgagaaattaaggaatgctgtgagtcagtacagaatcaaatttgcgttaactcaccaaatactgcaattcattttttctgctgatacgctgatacctcaagatattaaacagctagcacagttgattttgacacccgcccaaatgttagtgtttttccggcagtgggagaagctctgtgatagggaacaagcaacatcacgacaacaaacagatcccctatggggagtaaccatgcagatgccgatgggtactggacccttcgcatcagggaacgctcagttacaatgtgtcactgaggttcatcatctatcacagatcttggcgtatcaagcttttcttaccataccagacaatatgtacagccatgcttttacccaggtgaaacaggagaatacaatttatgaccaccctgacatgaacgagggcatgaaagaaaacatgttcaaaatactcgcttttgaaaatgctactgaaaagacacgcaaaacATTGTGTAATTtcccgaaaaatgcagacgtcgttgatatgatagaatacatggatcgatcagtggactcacagaaagtagcctacgttgccacagctctccaaggagctacaaagaaacacaaggccagtaagacacccttggtcaagtgttttaactgtggcaaatgtggacacattaggagcaaatgtacaggtactgttaacagtaagtgctgcaacaagtgtaagaaagataaccataccaccaagaatacaggaagaagggaaactttacaccgaccgcgaaggcccctcgcacgacgacacgaatgcaaggggcttgagctgccagccctcaggcagccttgcaaccaccagatctgccactgcaggaagctccggagtggatgtggaaaccgcagtacacattcaacataa